The Strix aluco isolate bStrAlu1 chromosome 29, bStrAlu1.hap1, whole genome shotgun sequence nucleotide sequence AATTACTCTCCTGTTCCAAAAGAAATATCTGTCATGGCCTGCTCGTCTAATGTAatgttctgtgaaaatgaaagcagactccaaacaaatacaagttttagCATTAACTAGCTTTTTCTTAATGCTCTGactaatgaagaaaaacaagacaaagtggATCAAAACTTTACATGTCAAAAAATACCGATGACAAAGTAGCTGTGAGTAGGTAATTCTCATGTTTTATAAAAGCATCAGAATTGTGGGAATGCAGCACAGTCAGCACTGTGCAGCTTAACCTGCTGCCACCTATTTACCTGTCAGTTTATGCCCACTGGAGCTAATGCAAGTTTTATTTCTGGTTATGGCAGGTTGGGTTCAATGTGTCCTAAAACAGGAGTTTGtagaatatttattcctttggGTGGGGCAAAGAGATTTAGGCTTTGTATTCACTGGTAGAACTGAAATCACATCAGTGTCTGATCCAGACACTCCCAAATGTCTACTTCAGTTTTCAGTCatcattttgaaaagcattgtAATTGGAGGCAAAGAGGAAAAGTATTGTGTTTTTCAGTAAGATGAGTTAAAGGGATTAGAAGAAGAATTAATGGTCTGTGTCAGAAGTGTGGAGCCAAAGGGAGGAGAATCCTGTCAAAACATTGATTACCATAATACTTGGGCTCATCTGTCTGTTCACAAGAAAGGTTGTCAAAAGGTCTCCATTCTCGAAGTTGTTTCAATTTATTTGAGGGCGGTTACttgatttttaacaaaaacataaTTAATACCGTCTTTTATGAATGTCTTTGTTTTATTCTCTTAGTGAATCATGAAAACTGCAACAGAGAACTATTTTTAGTGTTAGGTATCTTTTGACTAATCCTGAAAAAGATACAGCAGTGTGCACTGTGGAGATTGGattattttacagtgtttcttTCTATATAAAAGCCAATAAAACTggcttttattttgtgtgttgttttgttttttcttccaaggGGAAGATTAGACATATCAGCTGTTTGTGCATACAGTatgaaaaatattcaggaagTCTTCTCCAAAGGAAGCTACAAAGGACCAGTAACTGTAGAACATTCCCCTGTTAAGTGGATGGTATATAGGGGAGAAGTGCCAGTTCCACGTCCTGGTGCTGTAAATATGAATTTTCTTGTTCTAATCAAAGAACAGCCTCTGGATTATCTTTTTTGGTAGCAAATCATTAGCTCATGTTTTACCAATATAAATGCAGTGTTTACAATCAGCAGAGAGATAcctgctttctccttccatccTTCAAAGGTTCCTTGAAAAGCTGCCTTGCTTACAGTTCTGCTCCACAAGGGATGTGGGATTATTATCTAGTTCATATAGTGTGAGGAGAATagtgatttttatcttttgaCAATAAGTAGAAATAACCGAATGTTTAGAAGGAAATACACCTTTTTATATACCTCGGTGAAATGTAAAAGCAATTGTAATCATGTTCCTTATGTTTTGTTTCTAGTGCATTGATAATTTTGCCCGGAGTGTTGGGTATAATACTTCTTCTGACTTGCCTGACAAAGTTTTGCAGTTTGTTAGAGATCACCCTCTAATGGATAATTCTGTAAATCCAATTGGTAACAGACCGGTGCTACTGAAGAGAGGTTCCAGCTATACCTGGATTGTAGTAGACAGAGTCACTGGCCTAGATAAACAAACATACAATGTTATGTTTCTAGGAGCAGGTAAGtgcttttattttaggaaaaaatagtatacatttttatgtattttgtttcagaattctTTTCTGAGCCTTCAAAAAAGTGAAAGTTTCATCAGCCCTGTTTGAAGTTTTGCATTCAGAAGCTGTCTTGCtagtttaatattttcatccCAGTTAGATTAAATGTGTTTGGCTTGTTGGACATTAAAAGGCTCTCTTTAGAAACTTTCCATATCAAAGGAGACTTGACATAATAATATTTGCAAATTCAGGGGTTGTTTGaggtctttttttctcccctgaaaaAATCATTGCTTCTCtcttattgaaagaaaaaataagaatcgctttgaagaattttaaaaattccctATGCCCAGGAATGTCTTCTGAATCTCTATCTAAATTCAATGTGAATTATCAGGCTAAAATGTTATGCTATGTTTAAACAAGCTTATCTTTAGaatacatttcattttatatAGATGATGGATATTTGCATAAAGCTTTCAATTGTGATGGGGAAATGTTCATTGTGGAGGAGCTACAGCTGTTTCTGTCTCCGGAGCCTGTACAATCTCTCCGGCTCTCTTCTGAAAAGGTAGAACTTCTGTCCCTGCATATGGAAAGCAACTGCTGAAATAGCTTGCCTCAGGCCTTGCTCTTCTGTGTTGTTCTTCTGCCTTTTATAGAGCCTGTAAATGTCTCATCATTCTGCTTCTATCGTGTATTCGTTAGTAATGGAAGCacgaaacatctttttttctgtagaagaagAATTTGTGTGTGTCAAAGTATAACTGAAACAAGACTTCATGTTCGTTAAAAAATTAGGGGAGGAACTCTGTCATTGCTATGGAAAGCTGGGGGTTTTCTCATTCATATCACCATTTATTCTTACAAGATTTTTAgtttactgatatttttaataaataccaGAAAATCTTACAATCCCTGTTAGAGAATAGCAGCTTAAAATCTCACTCGCTGTTGTAAAAGAACTCCCTCCTGCACTTCCAGGGAATGCTCTACATCGGGTCCCCATCTCGAGTGGTGCAGGTCCCAGCGTCCACGTGCCACCGGTACAAGCACCGCTCGGATTGCGTCTTGGCACGGGATCCCTACTGCGCGTGGTCGCAGGCTGCTGAGGAATGTCTTCTGCTGGCGAATCAAACCGCTCAGACCGAGTAAGTGAAAAGCTACTGTTTCAGCTGCACGCCTGAGGTGAGATTGCTTTATCAGTGCACTTGTAATGGCTGTAACACAGAACCAGGGTGATTCCTAGAAATGGAATGGTACAAGCTGGAACACTTCTTGTCTGTGTTTtcatctgtttggttttggggaggTTTTGTCTtcgtttttggtggttttttttttttccaggaatttaATTCAAAGCGTGAAATATGGGGATGCTTCCAGCTGCCTTAGTGTAGGTATGTGaatgtttgttttacaaaagaatattttaactTCATGGGACCAAAATGCTTGTTCAGTTTGTGCGCACTGGAATTCTTGCGTGATAGAAAACcacaagaattaaaataatgttgaTTATTACTTTTGAACTAACATTAAAAACCACACTGAGCTGGTATTGCCTAATGCTCTTAACCCTCTCAATCGAAATGTCAGAACACCTCAGTTCAGACTGAATCTCTGACTCTCAGGGGAGACATAAATGTGACCCGTTGGAAGTTATTGGTGTCCCTCCCACACCCACTTTGCAGAAATCATGCGACACATCAACACATCAGCTGTCCCATTAAATCTGTCACTACTTCAGGATGCTGTTCTGCAGATACATGACATACTACCCAAGAGTACACTTAAAAAGAAGGCTATTTGTTATCAgccatttaaaattacttttattatttttagtggGAGTTGGATATGAATTACTGTTAATGTAGAACTGCAGGTGTGTGTGATCTGGTATTATTATGCAGTAACTTCATAATGAGTTGCAAGATACACGGCTTTCTTCATGACACAAAATGTATCTCTTACCCCCACTTATGTCTCTTTAAAGGCAGAGTTGTCTTTAGTCTTGTATATTTTAGACTGCACGACAAATGTTAATCAGGCAATCAGCGGGACAGAGCTTTCACATAGCTGATAGAAGCATTGTGTAGACATCAAAGCATCTCTGTGAAGAGATGTCATTAACCAGTATAGAGGTTGAGGCACACAAAGGTGAATTTGTTTATGCATGACATGTACAGGTGAGGCCAAATCAGAGTAAAATCTGGAAGTCTTAAACTTCTAGTCCCATTTTCATTGTGTTACACATCAGTGGGAATAAGGCCAGCAAGATGTCACTGATAGTCAGAGATGTTAGTGATGGGATTTCTTTGTCTTCACCCCTTACCTGTTTATTACCCATTGTCAAGACTGgggaattaattttatatttatttgaataTGTATTTGGTCATATAAGTTAAACTAAATCCCCagtggtctttaaaaaaaaaatattcataatttcaGAAAAGAGTGTGAGAAAATGTCTCTACATTGGTTAACAATGTTCATTTGAAGTGTGCTCCTCTGTCGAATCTGGCGAACATAGTGTGGAAGTTTAGTGGGAGCAGACTTCAGGCCGAGGACTCTAAATATCAACTCTGTGATGGAGGAATAGCAATATTTAACATAACAATCGATGCGGCTGGATTCTGTGATTGTCTCTCGGTAGAGAAATCCAAAGGGAAGGAATTCCTTACCACTGTGGCCCGCTATGCCCTTTATGCCCAAGAAAAGACAGAGGAAGCAAATGTTATTGCCACAGCAAATAAGCATAATGAAGCAGGAGCTGAGTGTTTTCAGTCTTCAGTACCACCTTCTCTACTGAATGAGGCACCAAAACAGGAATCTGTGGACAGCCAAATAGAGAAGCTTGTTTTAAAACTCCTGGGGGCTGGGtttgctcttcttttctttttcttgttggtTTGGAACTTCTACAGGGGCCATTTATCTCTGCCTTGGAAGAGCAGAGAAACCAGGTCAAAAACCACCGGTGCAGCTGGCCTGGGAAGTCCAGCACCAGCTACGGAGGGGTCAAGCAGTGTGAGGAAGAGTTCAGCCATGCAGACGAACATAGCTGGTGTTAATGAATCGGTGCTCGCGAGCTTCTCTTAAGGAGCGCAGCGCCCGTGCGCAGCACGGTGCTGGTGCTGCCGAGAGCTCCGGCAGTCTGCAGCTCACAGAGCTCTTCGGTTGAGATGACATAACATTTCCTGTTCAGGAATGTGGAATGTAAATTTGGGTAAGAGTCAGAAACTCTGAATTGAAGATGACAAGCTGCATTGTGTATTAAATAGATGTGTTACCAGttactgcttttaaaagcacAATTCCTTGTTTGGGTACCTTTTTGACATGATAGAACCATAAGaataaatttctttcaaaaattgaCACTGATCCACTTTTTTGTCATGTTGGGGTTGCCCAATTACAGAAATTAATACTTCAGAAGCTATTAATACTTAGCATTTAGTGCTTTCACCTTCAGACTTTCTGTTTAATCTACGAATAGCAACTAATTAAGTCTCCCAGTGCCCCAAGAGGTTGCTACTATCCTCATTTTACATGTGAGGTTAAATTACTTGTCACTGACCATAGCGAGTATTGGTGTCAGATCTGGTGCTTTGTTAGAAGTTCCTGAGTCATCTTCCTGTATTTTatctttctctattttcctctcctttccctttatTTAGGCTTTCAAAACACTttccatgcatttatttttctaatgtgtttttaGTGACCTTTATGATACATCTTCCTCTGTCCAAAAATGTCATTTCATGTACTGCATCGTTGTTCTGACTTTATTTCTGAGGTGTGGTCAAAATTCAGGCATTGTAGCTCCTTTTGTTAAAGGCCACTGAAAGTTGAGCATTTTTTCTGAGacacttctttctttgttttcaaataaatgttctcttatattttcttgtttgaaaaagaACACGGGTTCCTGATCACGAAAATCCCTTAACAAAAGGCTATGCTGCCTCACTCTGTCTCTTGCCAGACATGCATAAAGTACAAGGTTGATGCTCTTTTAGACACAGACAGCtcattttttcccagtttttacATAGCTATGGAAGGAGAAACCTGCTTGGAAGTGGATCCTCCTATGTGGAAGTCTCTACCAGTTGTAGCAAGACCCCTGCTTTCCAGTTAAACAGGAATGCTTGGAAATGAAGATGAGGTGTACATCAGAGATAATTGGATGGGACGAAAAACCAGATAAGTGGCtatttggtgttttttctcccttaaaacATAAATAGGTTAAGTTTCTTTACACTGGAGCAAAGtcacagtctctttttttttgaacGCTTGCTTTCTCCATGGATCAAATTATTCTTCTGTTGTGCTTCATAACAACAGGTTCTTGTGTATTATGTGCAAATACCATAGAAGGAAGGTTGAGGCCACTCGTTGAACTTGCAAGAAGCAAATTCACGCGTTACTGTCTCTGTTCCACTGCTCTTTACCAACACAGCGATGTCTGCGCTTCCCGTGGAAGGACGTCAAGGTGGGGACAACACCAGCCTTTCTAGCAAGGGGAAGCCAGAGGCACAAAGTGTGAACAAGAAAACTATATAAAATGGACGTCTGAAAATTAGAAGACTGGATAGTTGCTGGCAAACTGTTATGCCAAGACCTGCCTGGCTGCGTGTCAGCGATTGTGTCAGTGCAATGCAGAAACAAGACCTGAGGTGTGTATCTTGTCTCGTGGTTTGAAAGGGAGTCTGCTTCCTCGCAGGGTTCCTTTCCCTGTAGTCCTACTCCCTGTATGCAAAGGGTTATATCGAAATTAATGATGCAGGCTGGACAGGGGTGTGTAACTAATAACATAGGAAAGGATCaaaatttccattcttttctttGGGGACGCTTACTCTCTTCCCATAGTGGAAGGAAGTGCAGATGAATATAAAACCCCATTTCAGAAAATCCTCACAAGGCTACCAGCATTTGGTTTTAGTTCAATTCCTGCTGATCTAATTACCCTAATTTAAACATGTAAAATAATTAGCTTCTAAGAGAAGTCGTAGATAAGTTACAGTTAACAGGTCGATATGAAAGATACTGTGCCCTACTTTCAGTAGTGTCTTTGGAGCAGTTTTAGTCCTTTTGTCATTGGTTGCCACGCTGCACGGCAGAAGGACAGCGAATATGGGGTGAGAGGAGTGCTGGTGCTCCGCGCTGCGACAGAGCAGAGGCAGCCCTTGAGCTGCTTGTTCAGCTGCCAGCTCAGGACAGCCACCCAGCGCTGCTCCGGCTTGCGCCCTGCAATGACTCTTGTGAGCGTACCCCAATATGCTGTGGAAACACAAACCTTCCCCGTCGCTTCTAACCTCGCTCCAGCTTGCTTGGTGCCAAAAATCTTttgtgctggcagctgctgccattgTTTCAAGCTGAGCATTACCTCAGTGTGCTCCAAACATGTCTTGATGTCAAACTTATGGGCAGCAAACCATAACCCCAAGCACAGGGGCAATAGTAGTGGGGACACTGGAGACGAGGAATTACACCCGTCTCACTAAACCTCCCTTTGAAATACGTTATAAAATAGGGTGGAGGTAAAACGCTGAAAGTGGAGTATGGGAAGTGGTGTCATTGCTAGTGTTTATGCTGCTAGTATTGAACTCTGATATGAATATTGCTAAATTATGAATGCTACTTCCACCTTTTAGTGTAAAATTAGTAGTACAGAGCTTACTATTTTGCTGCAAGTTCTGAAGTTATTAACCCATGGAGAAATTAATGTGCAGAACTGTCTGGGATTAACAAAATCTCTCTTGGGAAGATTTCCTATTAAAGTGTCCTGATAAGTAAGAAGTGTGAAGGGGACTGGGATCATCCAGCAGTGACATAACTCAGCTGAGTCTGCCCATGGGAAGCTTCGTGTTAGGGTGGTGGCATATTTTAAGGCAAAACTGAGGCATTTGTGGGAATCGAGTGAGGAGCGTTGGTGTTCAGTCAGAGTTTGAGTGCACTGGTAGGGGTGTCTGGGAGGAAATGCGGGGATAGTTTCCCGCCAAagccaagctttgggttctttaCTAGGCATGTTCGTACGAGACGCTCGCACTGTTACTGTCTTCTCTACAAACCGTGTAAAGCTTGTCTGCAGCTTCAGAGTTACTGACTTGAAGCCCAGAGTAACTgcaccctgcccagcacagctgATAAAGGTCAATTCTGATGTTTTTCACAAACACGTTAGAATAGGTGGTGTTCATGTGTGGGCCCACGCTGGGGCGGATGCACATTGGGCTTTAGCTATGGGGCAGAACACGAGCAGCACCCGGAGCCGCTGCCGTTTGCAAACCTGTTGGATATAACCCTGAAAAGGAGCAGACGAAGGAAGGTCCCTTCCTGGTCTCGCCTTCTGTTGCCTTCATgaggctgggctgctgctgcttctctacCCTCatgattaaaaatacatcttattCCTAGACTGACCCGTTCAGTGTCTGCTTCCAGCCTGTGGAGCTTGTCACGCCTGTGCTGGCTAAACAGAAAAGGACTTGTGTAGAAAATTTCTTTCCACCATGAAGTTTTTTATGGTTATGATCAAGTCAGGCCGTGTCCTTTCTTTGATGAGCAGGTGAAGCGCTTTTATTCTTCCGATGCAGAGTGTGTTTTGTTCTCTCTCAGGGCTCTCCTGTGAGCCCTTTCCAGTTGTTCAGCATCCTGAGGGGGTGGGCAGAGGGTTCCCCAGGGGAGCAGAGGGCCTGGTCCTGGTCCCGGttcctctctgtgcctggttGTCAGGGCTGAGGGCTGCGTTAGCTCCTCTGACCACAGCGGCACGCTGGGAGTGGCTGATGCTAATTATCCACTCCGCTTCCCCAAGCCTCTTCagcctcccttcttcccagggtATTTTCCCATTTCATCAAACTGTATTCACGGCTGACGTTAATTTTCCACTTGTATAAACGACTTCATAAAAGACAGAACAACAAAGAGCGCCCTATTTCTGATAGCAGCTGTCTAGACTAAGATGAAAGAACgcgattttttttgttgttgttttcacgGGCAGGCAGCGCCCAGGACGGTCCCAGCGCAGCGCCGGGAGCTGCCGGGtgccccggccgggccccgggggcggcgggcgggggcccgGGGGCGGTGGCGCAGGGCGGGCTCTGCCCGGCAGGTGGAGCCGCCGAGCCGGCCCCGGGCCCGGGAATAAAGTCGGGAGAAGCAGGGGAGAAATGTGACCGAGATGGGGCAGTTGGTAGAGGGAGGAAGCGGAtagggaagagggggggggaaaaaaaaaaaaaaaaaagagagaaagaacaaagaaatcaCGATCCGGAGTGCAGCTGCACTTCTTGGGCTGCGAGGGGAAACTTGCGGGGCTGCCGGAGCAGCAGCCGGCTTTGTCTAACAGGGCTTGCGAAAGCACCAGCTAATCCTGCTGCTCCCCTCCCATGCTGAAGGGAAGGAGGGATCCTGGGAGCCGGAGAGGGGGAACCGCCGGGCACTGCGGCCGGGGGGCGCCGCCGAACTTCCCCGGCGAGCGctccgggctggggctggggctggggctgggtgtgggCGGTCGCAGCCCGGGGGGGTCCGGGCggcccctgccctccctgccccgcACCCTCGCGGATTACGGGGTGTTTGGAGCCACCAGCGCAACTAGCAAGATTTCAAAGTGAAATTCCGGAGGAAATTTAAAGAGCATCCGGATCcggagaaagacagaaagaaagaggaagggagaaataaATCAAAACGTGGAGAGAATCTCAGGCAGCTGAAGAAAGGACGGGAGAGAAAGAAGCTGACACCCGGCAGAGATGGGGTGAGACTTGAATTGCTTTTATTATTCATGGCCACTCAGCTATTTTTAAGGTAATGACAAAAGAAATGAAGGgtttaaattgcattttgtcTACATTGCAAGGTTTAAAGTTTAGACTTGCCTTTTATTTTATGGGTTGGAAAGTAGATAATTGCAAGTCTCTGCAACTTCTTTAAATAAACTTGCATGTAAGGGAAACCTCTAGTGATCTATATGTTGTATGAAATCCAAACTGGGAGGCTGGGTGGGAGGACTGGAGTAGGGTTGTGTTCACAAACTTTTCCAGAAGTTAGAAATTAGGCATTTTGTTTGGCTGTTGTGACTTTGGCATTCAGTAAAATGGATCCTGTTTGCATTTCTAAATGGATAAATAGCTGATTGAAAATCCCTGATGATTTTGATTATGATCCAGCTCAGATTTTTCAAGAGTGAAATAATGCTGCATGGATGTGGCAGTGGATTTTGGCGTGGAAATAGGAGCTTAGTCTGGTATTTAGTTTATGTCCTAGTTATAAGTCTCAATCATGTAACTTTAAGGACCTGACGTGTTGTGAGTTTCTTGTGCAATAAACTCTGTGACTGTTTGAAAGCAGAGTGGGTCTGTGGGAGGCCTGTTTGATCAACTCCTTCCAAACCTGTGGTTTGACAGTGCGAGAGAAATAAATAACATTCTTAGGggcttgttttccttttgctaatTTTCCTCTTGGACTACCTAGATAAAATGATTGAACAAACACAGATTCAAGAGGCACAAAAGGTAGAGGTGAAGAATCAAAAGTGACAGCAGCGTGAGTCTGGCATAGATCCTTTGAAGTTGGCAGAGTACGTGCTGATCCAGGTGAAATCAGAAAGTGTCCCTATTTTCCTGTAACTTTTCCTGTGATCCACAAAGTTACTGTAGAACTTCTAGAACTGCCACAAAGGGTTTAACAAGCAGATACCTTGGGACTAGCACTTTATTGGAGTTCGTGGATGAATCCTTCCTGGACCTACCCACAGGTACACCCAGCAGACACGTAATTTCTTTAGGGGGTCGCCAACTCCCATGGAAGATGTTGAGATGGTGTCACCATCTCCATCTGCTCAGACTTCACTGTATAATTATAGTGGTGTAGTAGCAAAACTATTGTTAAACCAGAGATAGTGTTTCCACCCAAAATTCCTTATTTCCACTTAACTCCTGAGATAAAAGGGTCTTTTTTTCTTGTACGTTGATCACATGGGGATATTGAGTAGCTTTCAGCAGCATTTAGATTACTCTGGATACAAAAGAGATTAAGAGCACATCACCCTTTATGTTCTGGCAGCTGAGCTTagttaacttatttttaaagcaggaatTCTGGTTTCATTGCTCCATATTAGATTTCTTTGTAACATCATGTTACGGTTTTCATGGATGAATTCTCTGTGGACTCTTGTACCCACTGCGCTGTAGATATTAATGCATTAGTGCCTCCTCTCTGAAGAGGACAGTTGTAAATAACACTTGATCCTGAGGGAAGTGAATTTAGTTGGGTCCTAGCTGAGTTTTCAATGGACACTTACTCACATTTCTCTCACTCTGCTGATAGCATTGTCAAATATAAATACAGGTGGATGCAAATTACTGGCTTCTAATTTGAGCAGTATAGAGTTTACCTGCTTGTCACATATATTAAGCAAACTAATTCGCCCACTCTTACCTATGCTGTCATCCCCCTGACCCCTGCTAAACAGGCAGTTTGAGCTGTCCTTGTCAGAGaggctgctggctgtgctttTGGAGGTCTGGCAA carries:
- the LOC141916187 gene encoding LOW QUALITY PROTEIN: semaphorin-4E-like (The sequence of the model RefSeq protein was modified relative to this genomic sequence to represent the inferred CDS: inserted 3 bases in 2 codons; substituted 1 base at 1 genomic stop codon), with protein sequence MGCTAVLLYLVLQLIQETKASVVNCIPXKTVKYQTGSINTFMKEGLSNVSXLLVNEEANTVFVGDRDAAFALDLNNISREIAREYWFATQERQLECIPRGKDKFQIRCQNYILCLHKINDSDLHVCGTNAYYPTCDHMVIHGTNISLQGKVEESRGKCLFEPAQKHASVFVDGEFYSATSNNFLGTEPIILCSMRNPVRTEFKTSWLNEPSFVDMEIVHESESNPNGDDDKIYVFFTETAVEFEFYDKILVSRIARICRCIDNFARSVGYNTSSDLPDKVLQFVRDHPLMDNSVNPIGNRPVLLKRGSSYTWIVVDRVTGLDKQTYNVMFLGADDGYLHKAFNCDGEMFIVEELQLFLSPEPVQSLRLSSEKGMLYIGSPSRVVQVPASTCHRYKHRSDCVLARDPYCAWSQAAEECLLLANQTAQTENLIQSVKYGDASSCLSVEKSVRKCLXTLVNNVHLKCAPLSNLANIVWKFSGSRLQAEDSKYQLCDGGIAIFNITIDAAGFCDCLSVEKSKGKEFLTTVARYALYAQEKTEEANVIATANKHNEAGAECFQSSVPPSLLNEAPKQESVDSQIEKLVLKLLGAGFALLFFFLLVWNFYRGHLSLPWKSRETRSKTTGAAGLGSPAPATEGSSSVRKSSAMQTNIAGVNESVLASFS